The sequence TTTTCACCTTCTCCGATTTCCGGAATACAGTTTCCTTCAAAAGGAGACTCCAGCACTTCCTCATTTCTGACTATAAAAGCTTCTGTATTTATTGAATCCTCCAGTTCTCCTATACGCACTATATCAGTAACTATACTGTCACCATATGCCCAGTTTATCACTGATGGTATATATAGCAGTAAAAAAATAATTATCAGAAAACTTCCAGCTTTTATCTTCGTCATTTTTCCTTCGTTTTTCTCTTCCATTTGAACACCTCAATATAAAGGAAATTAAAACTTTATTATTCCCTTATCATTCATCATCTGTAAAGCGATCATTACTCCTAACCTTACATGTTCATAAACAAGACCACCCTGCATATAAGCTATATAAGGAGGCTTAATAGGAGCATCAGCACTCAGCTCAATTGATGAACCTTGTACAAAAGCGCCTGCCGCCATTATTACAGGGCAATCATAGCCCGGCATATCCCACGGCTGAGGTGTTACATATGCATCTACCGGCGAACCTTTCTGAATACCCTGACAAAATGCAATTAAGCTATCAGGATTATTAAATTTGATTGCCTGTATAATGTCTCCCCTCTTGTCTGTATATGCCGGAGATGTTTCATAACCAACCTTTGCCATTAATGCTGCACAAAAAACAGCACCTTTCATACTCTCGGCAACTACATGTGGTGCCATAAACAGTCCCTGGAAAAGAAGTCTGTTATGTCCCAAAGTAGACCCTACTTTTTTTCCCAAGCCGGGTGTAGTGAGCCTGTATGCGGCTTTTCTTACACAGCTCTCTCTTCCCGCAACATAGCCGCCTGTCGGAGCCAACCCTCCTCCGGCATTCTTAATCAGCGAGCCTGCAATCAAATCAGCTCCTACCTCCGTAGGTTCCATGTCCTCGGAAAACTCGCCGTAACAGTTGTCAACCAATACTATAACATCATTTTTTATACTTTTTACAAACTCTATTGCCCTGGCAATTTCTGAAATTACCAGTGAAGGTCTCCATCCATAGCCTCTTGAACGTTGTATAAGAATAAGCTTAGTTCTTTCATTTATAGCTTCTTTTATTGCTTTGTAGTCCAGACTTCCATCCGCAAGCAGCTCAACCTGGTTATAAAATATTCCGAATTCCTTAAGTGAGCCTGCTCCCTCACCCCTTATGCCGATTACTTCTTCCAGTGTATCATAGGGTTTTCCGGTAATGGACAAAAGCTCTTCACCAGGCCTTAGATTTCCATACATACATATTGCTAATGCCTGTGTGCCCGAAACTATCTGGTGTCTTACCATTGCATCTTCTGCTTTAAAAACATCTGCAAAAACAGCATCAAGTACGTCCCTTCCTCTGTCATCATATCCATAGCCGGTGGTTCCGGAGAAATGAGAATCGCTCAAAGAGTTATTCTGCATCGCTTTGATTACTTTTACCTGGTTTATTCCCTTTACAAAATCTATTTCTCTAATAACTTCTTCTATTTCTTTTTCCACCTGACTAGAAATATTTACAATGCTTTCAGATATTCCAAATTCGTTCTTAAGGTAATTCTGCAGCCTAAAATTCATTAATTAGTCCTCGCTTTGCATATTTGCTCAACATAGTCATGTATATTATATTTTATACAACTGTCAGTCTTATTTCAATAACACATGCTAATAAATCAGCTTTTTACCTTGATTTTTTCAGATCTATATTATACCATTTAAGATAAATTAACATGGAAATATGCAATAGAATCAGCAGAACAGGTGATAGCTTTGATATTGAAATATATAGTAAATCAGGATTCGTCAGGGAAAAATATTAAATACATTTTGAAAAACAAGCTGAATTTGTCCGAAAGACTGGTAAAAAAATTGAAATACAGCAGAAAAATTCTGTGTAATAATATCCCTGTTTATGTAAACGCAATAGTCAATAACGGAGATATTGTGGAAGCACACGTAGACTTTACGGAAGAAGTCAGTGATATAATCCCTGAAAATATACAAATCAGCATTATTTACGAGGATGATTATCTTATTGCACTAAATAAGCAGCCAAATATAGTAGTTCATCCAACTTTCAGTCATCCCTCGGGTACCATAGCAAACGCAATAATGCATTACCTGAATTCTAAGAATATTTTTAGGAAAATCCGTCCTGTAAGCCGTCTTGACAGAGATACTTCAGGCGTAATAATTTTTGCCAAAAATGAGTTCATACAGGAAGCAATGATCCGTCAAATGACCAGCAAAGAGTTTCATAAGGAATATATAGGTATAGTATACGGAACTGTAAACCAGAGTCAGGGCACAATAGATTTACCGATCGACAGAAAACCTGGAAGTATTATGTTGAGACATATCTCTCCTACAGGTGATCGCGCGGTCACCCATTACAGAGTTGTAGAGTATCTTAAAGAAGCAACATTCTTAAAATTCTTACTTGAGACGGGAAGAACACATCAGATCAGAGTACATTGTCAGGCCATAGGACACCCTTTGATAGGCGATACTCTTTACCCTCTTGATAATGAACAGCACTGCATCGCAAATCCTCAATTCAAGTCTGATTCCTACATTGGCCGTCAGGCTCTTCATTCGCAAAGAGTAAGGTTTATTCACCCATTCCTTAAAACTGAAATAATACTAGAAGCACCAATACCTGATGATATTCAAAGGTTATTGGAAATATTAAGAAAATAACTCCGTTTTATTTACAGTTATTTACATCAATGGTAATATGTATATATCGCAAACTAAACAGCTTTGGCCTGAGGTCAAAGCTGTTTTAGACAGAAATTATTCTAAAAACATAGTTTATTCTGTCTTTTCTTTATAAAGCTGTTTCAGCCGAAATCTGGGGGGAAATACTGTGGAAATAATGAAAGACCGCTACACTATAACAGAACTCAGTGAGCGACTGCAAATAACAGATCACGCTTTGAGGTATTATGAAAAGGAATTTAATCTCAAAATTCCTAAAGATGACAGAGGAAGGCGGTTCTATACTACCGAAATGGCCAACCTTATGTATCAGATTAAGAAAATGAGGGACGACGGGCTGGAAATAAAAGCTATCAAGAAAATTCTTGAAGCAGAAAATATTATCAATGAACCTCCACCAGTGGTTCTTGATGACGGTTCAATGACATTAATGACAGTCGAACAATGTAATCCAACATCTGACTTCAAGCAATTCTTTGAGGAATTCAAAGAACAGCTAGCAAATAAATTTACTGTCGAAGTCAGCACGACCAGGGAGATCATAACGAAGGAAATCAACAAAACCAAGCTGGAATTAGGTGCATGTGTAGAAAACAGCGTAAGGAAGCTGGAAAACAAAATGGAAAAACATTTTGCTGAAGTAGACCGTTCTTTAAGTAACTGGAGAGAAAAAAGCAAAAAGAGTATCTTTAAGAAATTAATTAATAAAATAGGCATAAAAAAATGAACCTCCAAAAGAGGTTCATTTTTTATGCTCATCAGCTTACTTTTAATTCAAGCCTTAATTTATCGGCTACCATCGCTATAAATTCGGAATTAGTAGGTTTTCCCTTCCCTATGCTGACTGTATATCCAAAAAGAGCATCTATCGTATCTACCTGTCCTCTACTCCATGCAACTTCTATAGCATGTCTTATAGCTCTTTCAACTCTACTTGGTGTTGTATTGTACTCCTTGGCTATGGAAGGATACAACTGCTTTGTTATAGAATTTATTATGTCCAAATCTTTTACAACCATCATAATAGCATCCCTAAGATATTGATATCCCTTAATATGAGCAGGTACTCCTATCTCATGCATTATGCTGGTAACTTCTACTTCAAGATTCCTGGTGGGAGACACATGATGGGCTGATCTGGTATCATGTATGTGTTCAGGCCTGATAACTACAGCCTGATTTATATCTTTCAGTTGTCTGATTCTTGATACGAGGATATCCATATCAAAAGGTTTTACTACATAATATTCAGCGCCTAAAGCTAAAGCTCTCTGGGTTATCTTATCCTGTCCTACCGCAGAAAGGATTATAAAAAGAGGTCTCTTTGCCATGGGAGTTGAATTGACTTTTTCCAGAACTCCTAAGCCGTCAAGATGTGGCATAATTATATCTAAGACAGCTATATCCGGCATTTTTGTGGTTATTAGGTCAAAAGCTTCCAAACCATCCCTTGCCACACCAACTACCTCGATATCGTTCTGGTTATTCAGATATTCACATAGAATATCTCCAAATTCCCTGTTGTCATCTGCAATGACTACCTGTATTTTCTTTGCTAACAAAATTAACTCCCCCTTAACTTTTGTAACTCATTTATTATACTGTCTCTTATATATATTTCTGAGACTCTACGTAACTATTATATTTTCCTTTCGACAAAATTTCAAGACAAATTTGCTAAATTTTAGAAATTTATAATGTTATTAACATTTACACGCCGTTTATGTTTAACTTACTCTTTTTATTTCCCCACTCTGTTGAATTTGTATGTTTTTTATCATTCTTTCAATGAAAATTCCGTACCCTCTTGTTGGGTCATTAACCAGGACATGTGTCACAGCACCCACTATTTTTCCGTCCTGAATTATCGGACTTCCCGACATCCCTTGAACTATGCCTCCCGTAGCATCAATAAGTCTCTTGTCTGTTACTTTTATTATCATACCCTTGGAGCCTTCGGAATTCTGCCTTGAAACCTTCAGAATTTCTATGCTGTATTCATCAACCTTTTTACCGCTTATATTAGAAAAAATCATTGCGGGACCTTCCCTTATCTGCGATCTAATGCCTATAGGATAGAGTCTGCGGCTTATCCTGTCCAGGGATTCCTCATTGAACTTGCCATAGATTCCATACTCACTGTTGTCATTAATTACTCCAAGAGTGTTTTTGTCTTCTATAAAAACTCCACGCAATTCCCCGGGGTTTCCGGATTTTCCTTTCCTAACCGCCAAAATCCTTGATTCCAGGATTTCTCCAGACCTTATCGGCATAAGAGTGCCGGTATCTATATCCGTTATTCCATGCCCAAGGGCACCAAAAGAGTTTGTTTCCGGGTCATAAAATGTTAGAGTCCCGATCCCTGCCGTACTTTCCCTTACCCACAGACCAATATGGTATTTTTTATCATCAACGGATTTGACAGGGGTGATTAACACATCTTCATAAATATCTCCTCTTCTAAATTTCACCTTTACCTTATTGCCCTGGCTTTTATCTATTTCCCTAACCAAATCATCTATGCATGTTACATTGGCATCATTTACAGCTGTAATCAGGTCTCCGGTTTTTATTCCGCTCTGTCTCACCGGCAGCACCCTTTTTCCATCCTCTGTCTCAACATCTGAAATACCTATTACAAGAATACCGTTTATTTTTAGTTTCACTCCTACAGTATTTCCACAAGCAACAATCCTCTTATTCGGTACTACATCCACCTTTATAGTTCTTAGGGGAATAAGTCCGAAAACTCTCATACTCAGACTTACAGTCCCATTTTTTTGCGGCTTCAGCATTAAAGGATTGGACAGTCTGAAGTAACTGCCGCTTTTTCCTACTTCTCCGTTATTCAGTTTGACAACACCTAGCTTATCCGCCTTCACACTTACTAAAAAGGGGCTTTTAAAGTCATATACATATTCTTCTCCCTCGAGAAGAGTTACTTCTCCAGGTACCACAAAAACTGTCCTTAAGTAACTTACAAACATAACGAGAAAACAAACTATAAGAAAGACAACCAATTTACGTTTAAAAAACTTTTTAGAATTAAAACGGTCTGCGATATCCTTTAAGTTCATTTCCATACACTCCTTGCTGTCTGTATAGATTAGTGCAAGTTTAAGTTAACCTTTCGATAAATTATTTATTCAAGCAAATAAAAGCAGAAAAAACAAAAATCCGCTTTTTCAGCGGATCTTTGTTTTTTCTGCTTTTATTTTTAGATTTGTTTAAACTTTTGAGCGTTTTCAAGCATTTCTTCAGCATGCTTCAATGTGATATCTGAAATACTCGCTCCTCCCAGGATTCGAGCTATCTCCTTTTTCAGGGCATTGTCTTCTATCCTGGTTACCAGAGTCTTTGTACTCTCTTCCTCAGAAACTTTCTCTATGAGGTAGTTTTCATCTGCCATACAGGCAATCTGAGCCAAGTGGGTAACGCAGACAACCTGATGGTTACCGGAAATCATAGAAAGTTTTTCTCCTACTTTCTGGGCAGCTCTTCCACTTATACCGATATCTATTTCATCAAATATCAATGTAGGCATTTTGTCTACATTTGCAAGTATAGTTTTAATACCCAGCATTATACGGGACATTTCGCCGCCTGATGCGATTTTTGCAAGGGGTTTCAGAGGTTCACCTGCATTAGGTGAAATCAGGAATTCCACTTTATCCAATCCATTACCCTGAAATCTTCTGCATCCGTCCTCATCACAGGTACTGTCAAAATCTATACTGACTTTAAACTGGGCTCTTTTCATCTCCAGATCATTTAGCTCATTACTTATTTTTTCCTCTATAATGCATGCAGACCTTTTCCTCTCCTCATGCAGTCTGCCTGCTATGTCGAACAAGCTGTCAGAAGTCATTCTCAGCTGTTTGTGGAGTTCAGCAATCAATTCCTCGCTCCGTACAATTTCATCCAGCTCAATGCTTATCTTTTTATAATATTCTATAATATCTTCTATTTTTGCTCCATATTTTCTTTTTAGTTTATAAATAAGATCAATTCTTTCGTCTATCTGTTCCAAAAGTTCAGGGTTATACTCAACATTATCGCGTTCTTTTCTTACTTCCTCTATTATATCCTCAAGCTGGTAGGATATATCTTCCAGCTTTACAGACAGGGCATCATACTTCTCATCCAGTTTAGATATACCTCCCAATTCCGCGACAGCCTCACCTATAGAATCCGATGCAGCATTTTTTGAGCTGCTTCCCCCGAATAGCAGATCATAGACCGAAGACAGGGCACTTACTATCCTTTCAGAGTTTGAAAGCAAAATACGCTGCCTGTTCAATTCCTCATCCTCGCCTGTTTTCAGCTTTGCTTTCTTTATCTCATCTATCTGGAATTTCAGAAGATCAATCTTTCTTTCACGCTCACCTGTATTTCCAGTAAGTTCTTTAAGCTTACTTCGTATATTCCTAAACTGAGTTAACACTTTAAGATAATCCTGTTTTAAAGAAAATATCTTTTCTCCTCCAAAAGAGTCCAGAAGTTCTATATGACTCTCTGTCCTCAACAGGGATTGATTATCATGCTGTCCGTGAATATCGATTATTCTTTCGCCAAATTCTCTCAGCATTGAAACAGTAGCCATCTTACCGTTTACTCTGCAGATATTCTTACCGGAAATACTGAACTCTCTCGATATGATCAATACCCCATCTTCTTCAGGCTCAATTCCGTAATTCTCATAAAGGTCGCCCAACCTCTCATAACTGATATGGAATACCGCCTCTACAGTTGCCTTTTCCTTACCGCTGCGGATCAGTTCCTTAGAAACCCTGCCCCCAAGAATCGCATTTATTGAATCGATAATAATGGATTTGCCGGCTCCGGTTTCACCTGTAAGTACATTTAAGCCCTTTCCCAGTTCAATATTTATATTATCTATCAAAGCAATATTATGTATATCCAACTGAACTAACATGTAACTCCCGCCCCCAATTCCATTTCCGAAAGGTCATACTGAAAGTTTTACCTAACCATTTTACTGAATTTATTCACAAGCTCTTCTGCAATTTTCTCTGCTCTGCACACTATCATAATAGTGTCATCACCTGCAATAGTACCTACTATTTCCGGTTGTTTCAATGAATCAATTGCTGCTGCTGCAGCTGATGCCATACCCGGAAGGGTCTTGATTATTACTATATTGTTTGCATAGTCACTGGACACATAGCATTCAGAAAAAATTGTCATCAGCCTATTTGTGATAATATTTTCTGTTTTTGATAAAGGAGCATACTTGTATCTTCCATCCTCAGTCATCACTTTAATCAGGCGAAGCTCCTTGATATCCCTGGAAACTGTAGCTTGTGTGACATCCATCCCAATATCCTTAAGCTTCTCCGCAAGTTCTTCCTGAGTTTCGATCACATTCTTTTCAATGATCTCCAAAATTTTTGTATGTCTACTATACTTCATCTTTTCTTAAACTCTCTCCCCTATCAAATATTTTTGTCCGTAATACATGAAAGAAATTCCTTGATTTTACACTGATCAGTTTTATTGTATATGGAGCTTTTTTGATCTCAATAACATAACTGCCTCTTATCTCATAACCCTTTTGTCCATCTACTGTTACGGCAGCTTCATGGCAGTAGTCTTCATTGACGACCACTTTAACAACACCACTGCCCGTAGTCACATAAGATCTTGTATATAAAATATGAGGACATATGGGATTTACTATTATCATTTCAACATCAGGCTCTACAATAGGTCCTCCTGCTGCCAGCGAATAGGCAGTAGAACCTGTAGGGCTGGAAATAATTAGTCCGTCACCCGGAAAAGTGTCTACAAAAGCATTATTGACATATGTTTTCAAGTGTAGTATCCTGGCCAAAACCCCTCTTGCTATTACCACGTCATTCAGTGCATAATCCCTGGCTATAAACTTTGTACCATCGGATATTGTTGCTTCAAGCATCATTCTTTCTTCTATTTCATATTTATCCTGCATTATATTTTCTACTGCCAGTCGGATTTCACTTTTTTCAACTTCAGTCAAAAATCCCAAATTACCAAGATTAATGCCCAGCATAGGAATATTTCTATCATAAATCTTTCTTGCTGCCTTTAAAAAAGTGCCGTCTCCACCGAGGCATACAACTATATCCGAAGCATACAATGCTTCAGTTTCATCAGCATATCCGCCATTTATTCCAAGCTCTTCTGCAATATCCGATACTATCTTGATATTGCCTCCCATCTCAAGTATGCTTTCAACGAGTATTTTTGTATATTTCAAATTCTGATCCTTTTCCCTGTTAGTAACTACACCAATTGATTTCATCTTTTACCTCTGACATTCTTAACACACCTGTGTGCGTAATCGGTTATAGATATGGATTATGTGTTTGCACTGTTCGCACAGACGGTCGTATAGTTTACTCCATAACCGTTTTTTTGTGCTTATGTCCTGACAGTGAAATTCAAACAACATACATAAGTATTATATAAGATAAACAAAAAAAGTACAAATTTTTGTACTTTTGATATATCACAAACTGGAATGTGCAGCTTCTACAACTCCGGACATCAAACTATCCATATCATTAACCTGTACTGCCTGCTCCGATTTCGACATGTAAACAAGATATTCAATGTTTCCCTCTGGCCCTTTTATTGGTGAATATGTCAATCCCAGTATTTTAAAGCCGTGCTCCACAACAAAATCTGTTATGCCTTTTATTACTTCCAGATGTGTTACAGCCTCTCTTACAACACCATGTTTTCCCACCTTTTCTCTGCCGGCCTCAAACTGAGGTTTTATCAGACATAAAAACTCTCCGTTTTCTTTCAAAAGCTCTCTTGCAGGTGGAATAACTTTCTTTAGAGAAATAAAGGATACGTCAACTGAAGCAAAATCAGCCAATTGTCCCAATTGATCGGGCTTCACATATCTTATGTTTGTCCTCTCCATGCATACTACACGCTCATCATTGCGCAATTCCCATGCAAGCTGCCCATACCCAACATCTATTGCAAAAACCCTCACAGCCCCGTTTTTAAGCATACAGTCCGTAAATCCACCTGTTGATGCACCAATATCTATTGAAACTTTTCCCGTCAAATCTATATTGAATTCCTTTATGGCCTTATCAAGCTTCAATCCACCCCTGCTTACATACGGATTGACGTTTTCTTTTATATCTATATCACAATCTTCAGCATACTTTGTTCCGGGTTTGTCCTCCCGTATCTTGTTAACTGATACAATACCAGCCATAATAGCACTCCTGGCCTTTTCTCTGCTTGAAAAAAATCCTCTTTTTACAAGTATTATATCTAGTCTTTCCTTTTCCAAATTCTTTCCTCCACTTTTCAATTAACAATTATTATTAACATTGCTTCCCCAAAGTTTAACAATTTCATCTGCCAGTGATTCCGGGTCAAGTTTGAATTTTTTTAGCAGGCTGCTCTTTGAACCGTGAATAATCGGAATATCAGGATATCCGAATATTTTGGTTTTGATATTTATCCCCCTTTGGTTAAGCATCTCCAGCACATTGCTTCCAAAACCACCAATTACCGTATTATCTTCAATAATAACCATTCTTTTAGTCTTTACAGCTGAATCGATAATAAGTTTACTATCCAAAGGTTTTACAAATCTTGCATTTATCACATCTGAAGATATGCCCAGTTTCTGAAGCATAAAAGCAACTTTAGAAGCAGTTTCCACCATATTACCTATACCTATAACGGTAATATCATTACCATCTCTTATTTTAACCCCTTTACCTGCTTTTATTGGTTCAGTATTGAAAAGAGTTTCTTGTCCTTTTCCTCTCGGGTATCTTATAGCAACAGGTCCGCAGTGTTGTGATACTGCGTATTCAAGCATAAGTCTGAATTCACTGTAATCACAAGGCGCCAGGATAGTCATATTCGGAATATGACTTAAAAAAGACAGATCATATAAGCCCTGGTGAGTTTCTCCGTCCTCTCCGACTAT comes from Clostridia bacterium and encodes:
- a CDS encoding methionine gamma-lyase family protein — encoded protein: MNFRLQNYLKNEFGISESIVNISSQVEKEIEEVIREIDFVKGINQVKVIKAMQNNSLSDSHFSGTTGYGYDDRGRDVLDAVFADVFKAEDAMVRHQIVSGTQALAICMYGNLRPGEELLSITGKPYDTLEEVIGIRGEGAGSLKEFGIFYNQVELLADGSLDYKAIKEAINERTKLILIQRSRGYGWRPSLVISEIARAIEFVKSIKNDVIVLVDNCYGEFSEDMEPTEVGADLIAGSLIKNAGGGLAPTGGYVAGRESCVRKAAYRLTTPGLGKKVGSTLGHNRLLFQGLFMAPHVVAESMKGAVFCAALMAKVGYETSPAYTDKRGDIIQAIKFNNPDSLIAFCQGIQKGSPVDAYVTPQPWDMPGYDCPVIMAAGAFVQGSSIELSADAPIKPPYIAYMQGGLVYEHVRLGVMIALQMMNDKGIIKF
- a CDS encoding RluA family pseudouridine synthase; this encodes MILKYIVNQDSSGKNIKYILKNKLNLSERLVKKLKYSRKILCNNIPVYVNAIVNNGDIVEAHVDFTEEVSDIIPENIQISIIYEDDYLIALNKQPNIVVHPTFSHPSGTIANAIMHYLNSKNIFRKIRPVSRLDRDTSGVIIFAKNEFIQEAMIRQMTSKEFHKEYIGIVYGTVNQSQGTIDLPIDRKPGSIMLRHISPTGDRAVTHYRVVEYLKEATFLKFLLETGRTHQIRVHCQAIGHPLIGDTLYPLDNEQHCIANPQFKSDSYIGRQALHSQRVRFIHPFLKTEIILEAPIPDDIQRLLEILRK
- a CDS encoding MerR family transcriptional regulator, with product MEIMKDRYTITELSERLQITDHALRYYEKEFNLKIPKDDRGRRFYTTEMANLMYQIKKMRDDGLEIKAIKKILEAENIINEPPPVVLDDGSMTLMTVEQCNPTSDFKQFFEEFKEQLANKFTVEVSTTREIITKEINKTKLELGACVENSVRKLENKMEKHFAEVDRSLSNWREKSKKSIFKKLINKIGIKK
- the spo0A gene encoding sporulation transcription factor Spo0A → MLAKKIQVVIADDNREFGDILCEYLNNQNDIEVVGVARDGLEAFDLITTKMPDIAVLDIIMPHLDGLGVLEKVNSTPMAKRPLFIILSAVGQDKITQRALALGAEYYVVKPFDMDILVSRIRQLKDINQAVVIRPEHIHDTRSAHHVSPTRNLEVEVTSIMHEIGVPAHIKGYQYLRDAIMMVVKDLDIINSITKQLYPSIAKEYNTTPSRVERAIRHAIEVAWSRGQVDTIDALFGYTVSIGKGKPTNSEFIAMVADKLRLELKVS
- the spoIVB gene encoding SpoIVB peptidase, whose protein sequence is MNLKDIADRFNSKKFFKRKLVVFLIVCFLVMFVSYLRTVFVVPGEVTLLEGEEYVYDFKSPFLVSVKADKLGVVKLNNGEVGKSGSYFRLSNPLMLKPQKNGTVSLSMRVFGLIPLRTIKVDVVPNKRIVACGNTVGVKLKINGILVIGISDVETEDGKRVLPVRQSGIKTGDLITAVNDANVTCIDDLVREIDKSQGNKVKVKFRRGDIYEDVLITPVKSVDDKKYHIGLWVRESTAGIGTLTFYDPETNSFGALGHGITDIDTGTLMPIRSGEILESRILAVRKGKSGNPGELRGVFIEDKNTLGVINDNSEYGIYGKFNEESLDRISRRLYPIGIRSQIREGPAMIFSNISGKKVDEYSIEILKVSRQNSEGSKGMIIKVTDKRLIDATGGIVQGMSGSPIIQDGKIVGAVTHVLVNDPTRGYGIFIERMIKNIQIQQSGEIKRVS
- the recN gene encoding DNA repair protein RecN; the protein is MLVQLDIHNIALIDNINIELGKGLNVLTGETGAGKSIIIDSINAILGGRVSKELIRSGKEKATVEAVFHISYERLGDLYENYGIEPEEDGVLIISREFSISGKNICRVNGKMATVSMLREFGERIIDIHGQHDNQSLLRTESHIELLDSFGGEKIFSLKQDYLKVLTQFRNIRSKLKELTGNTGERERKIDLLKFQIDEIKKAKLKTGEDEELNRQRILLSNSERIVSALSSVYDLLFGGSSSKNAASDSIGEAVAELGGISKLDEKYDALSVKLEDISYQLEDIIEEVRKERDNVEYNPELLEQIDERIDLIYKLKRKYGAKIEDIIEYYKKISIELDEIVRSEELIAELHKQLRMTSDSLFDIAGRLHEERKRSACIIEEKISNELNDLEMKRAQFKVSIDFDSTCDEDGCRRFQGNGLDKVEFLISPNAGEPLKPLAKIASGGEMSRIMLGIKTILANVDKMPTLIFDEIDIGISGRAAQKVGEKLSMISGNHQVVCVTHLAQIACMADENYLIEKVSEEESTKTLVTRIEDNALKKEIARILGGASISDITLKHAEEMLENAQKFKQI
- a CDS encoding arginine repressor, whose amino-acid sequence is MKYSRHTKILEIIEKNVIETQEELAEKLKDIGMDVTQATVSRDIKELRLIKVMTEDGRYKYAPLSKTENIITNRLMTIFSECYVSSDYANNIVIIKTLPGMASAAAAAIDSLKQPEIVGTIAGDDTIMIVCRAEKIAEELVNKFSKMVR
- a CDS encoding NAD(+)/NADH kinase — its product is MKSIGVVTNREKDQNLKYTKILVESILEMGGNIKIVSDIAEELGINGGYADETEALYASDIVVCLGGDGTFLKAARKIYDRNIPMLGINLGNLGFLTEVEKSEIRLAVENIMQDKYEIEERMMLEATISDGTKFIARDYALNDVVIARGVLARILHLKTYVNNAFVDTFPGDGLIISSPTGSTAYSLAAGGPIVEPDVEMIIVNPICPHILYTRSYVTTGSGVVKVVVNEDYCHEAAVTVDGQKGYEIRGSYVIEIKKAPYTIKLISVKSRNFFHVLRTKIFDRGESLRKDEV
- a CDS encoding TlyA family RNA methyltransferase translates to MEKERLDIILVKRGFFSSREKARSAIMAGIVSVNKIREDKPGTKYAEDCDIDIKENVNPYVSRGGLKLDKAIKEFNIDLTGKVSIDIGASTGGFTDCMLKNGAVRVFAIDVGYGQLAWELRNDERVVCMERTNIRYVKPDQLGQLADFASVDVSFISLKKVIPPARELLKENGEFLCLIKPQFEAGREKVGKHGVVREAVTHLEVIKGITDFVVEHGFKILGLTYSPIKGPEGNIEYLVYMSKSEQAVQVNDMDSLMSGVVEAAHSSL